From Lysinibacillus sp. SGAir0095, the proteins below share one genomic window:
- a CDS encoding methyl-accepting chemotaxis protein, producing MKLLRNLKIKQKLIVLIIISTLSLGSVGYLGLYYINNMAEKSEIMYGDLLKPTESLGQILTLTRAIDANTLELMITTDESRNKEILENINLRMEEIDEEISNFGNSQLLPEEVEKFESYKQNMLELRLVRDQVIELAQQNKNEEAFELYSNEVSKERTEINQQLDELMSLKIQGAEQIATENKEIAKNTQLILFIIIIVSIIISILVGMLITRIIVKPMANVQDLLKKAEEGDFTVKGTYHSKDELGSLNESFNNMISGLHVIIKTVSETSQQVAASSEELSASAEQSSSASEHISNIIQELAIGSESQVLSVDESTSAIKGMTSNTELIASNAEIVSSTVLQTSKMSKEGNETIEKAIKQMNDINENVMSLSNKVTALNEHSKEIGNINEVITDIAAQTNLLALNAAIEAARAGEYGRGFSVVADEVRKLAEQSASSAEQIASIITIIQRENHHTLDSMKTTTHTVREGLDVVQEAGKAFREIGKSIQEVVAQIQGVTAAVQQLSMGTKQVNQSMETVSSVAETSASATQNVSAATQEQLASMEEISASSTALAKMAEDLQDLIIRFKI from the coding sequence ATGAAGCTATTACGAAATTTGAAAATTAAACAAAAATTGATCGTACTAATTATTATCAGCACACTTTCTTTAGGGAGTGTCGGCTATTTAGGCCTCTATTACATAAATAATATGGCGGAAAAGTCAGAAATCATGTATGGCGATCTATTGAAGCCTACTGAATCGTTAGGACAAATCTTGACTTTAACTCGAGCAATTGATGCTAATACACTCGAGTTAATGATTACAACGGACGAATCAAGGAACAAGGAAATCCTTGAAAATATTAATTTGAGAATGGAAGAAATAGATGAAGAAATCTCTAACTTTGGAAATTCTCAATTACTTCCTGAAGAAGTTGAAAAATTCGAATCTTATAAACAAAATATGCTAGAACTACGCTTAGTTAGAGATCAGGTTATAGAGCTTGCTCAACAAAATAAAAATGAAGAAGCCTTTGAATTGTATAGTAATGAAGTTAGCAAAGAACGAACGGAAATTAATCAACAACTTGACGAGTTAATGTCGTTAAAAATTCAAGGTGCAGAACAAATTGCTACGGAAAATAAAGAGATTGCAAAAAATACTCAATTAATACTTTTTATTATCATCATTGTATCAATCATAATTTCCATTCTTGTCGGAATGCTCATTACTAGAATCATCGTAAAACCTATGGCAAACGTACAAGATTTACTTAAAAAAGCAGAAGAAGGGGACTTTACTGTCAAAGGAACTTATCACTCTAAAGATGAGCTTGGTTCATTGAATGAGTCTTTCAATAATATGATCAGCGGGTTGCATGTCATTATTAAAACTGTAAGTGAAACCTCTCAACAGGTAGCTGCCTCATCTGAGGAATTGAGTGCAAGTGCAGAGCAAAGCAGCAGTGCGAGTGAACATATTTCGAATATCATTCAGGAATTGGCTATTGGTTCGGAGAGTCAAGTTCTAAGTGTGGATGAAAGTACTTCGGCGATCAAGGGAATGACCAGCAATACGGAACTGATTGCTAGTAATGCAGAAATCGTTTCATCTACTGTCCTGCAAACTTCTAAGATGTCCAAAGAAGGTAATGAAACGATTGAAAAAGCAATAAAACAGATGAATGACATCAATGAAAATGTAATGAGTTTATCAAATAAAGTAACAGCCCTTAACGAGCATTCAAAAGAGATTGGAAATATTAATGAGGTCATTACAGATATTGCTGCTCAGACGAATTTGCTAGCCTTAAATGCAGCAATCGAAGCTGCACGTGCCGGGGAGTATGGAAGGGGATTCTCCGTTGTTGCGGACGAAGTAAGAAAGCTGGCAGAACAGTCTGCAAGTTCAGCAGAACAAATTGCTAGCATCATTACAATTATTCAAAGAGAGAACCATCATACGCTTGATTCCATGAAAACGACTACCCATACGGTTAGAGAAGGGCTGGATGTTGTTCAAGAAGCAGGAAAAGCATTTAGAGAAATCGGGAAGTCGATTCAAGAAGTTGTAGCTCAGATTCAAGGCGTCACAGCAGCGGTCCAGCAACTATCCATGGGGACTAAACAAGTAAACCAATCGATGGAGACAGTAAGTTCTGTTGCTGAAACCTCAGCATCGGCAACTCAAAATGTTTCCGCAGCGACGCAAGAACAATTAGCTTCAATGGAAGAGATTTCAGCTTCCTCTACAGCATTAGCAAAAATGGCAGAAGATCTGCAGGACCTGATTATTCGTTTTAAAATATAA
- a CDS encoding trypsin-like serine protease translates to MISKRTWIIMGILITILSTVVISFAIFNAVINPQKTVTEDNTKIETDPSDSIPQKDKDKTQIIKESMPKVFTILTDEAQGLYQVDAQIDEGSSGGPLIDATTGEVIGINSLLYTSNTSFGFAIPLYRVASLINDWITNPMDETQVATVFGSYEEFFYADPSVGEEDVYYDEYEDFWNNEEDTFGTYEYFFEEESLSEFIIYFRDYYEYALYYEDFYWIQDLVLPGSSAYLELEQYIHDISGQGYEFFFLTNTITNVEILEDYAIVTTNEEFDFYNAAGENTTYNKNKEYTVIIDEYGYYQITEIHTTN, encoded by the coding sequence ATGATATCAAAACGCACATGGATAATTATGGGCATATTAATAACCATCCTAAGTACAGTCGTTATTAGTTTTGCCATCTTTAATGCCGTTATCAATCCTCAAAAAACCGTGACCGAGGATAATACTAAAATTGAAACAGATCCTTCCGATTCAATTCCACAAAAAGATAAAGATAAGACCCAAATTATTAAAGAATCCATGCCGAAAGTGTTTACGATATTAACTGATGAAGCACAAGGCCTTTATCAAGTGGATGCGCAAATTGACGAGGGCAGCAGTGGCGGTCCCCTAATTGATGCAACCACTGGAGAGGTAATCGGCATTAACTCGCTATTGTATACCAGCAATACAAGTTTTGGATTTGCTATTCCTTTATACAGAGTTGCCAGCCTTATCAATGATTGGATCACAAATCCAATGGACGAAACCCAGGTTGCCACTGTTTTTGGATCCTATGAAGAATTCTTTTACGCTGATCCATCCGTCGGGGAAGAAGATGTCTACTATGATGAATATGAAGATTTCTGGAACAATGAGGAAGATACTTTCGGAACATATGAATATTTTTTTGAGGAGGAATCCTTATCAGAATTCATCATCTATTTCCGCGATTATTATGAATACGCTTTGTATTACGAAGATTTTTACTGGATTCAAGATTTGGTATTACCTGGCAGCAGTGCCTATTTAGAGCTGGAACAATATATTCATGATATTTCAGGTCAAGGCTATGAGTTTTTCTTCCTGACCAATACAATTACCAATGTTGAAATATTGGAGGACTATGCCATTGTCACAACAAACGAAGAATTTGATTTTTACAACGCAGCTGGCGAAAACACTACTTACAACAAAAATAAAGAATATACCGTAATTATCGATGAGTATGGGTATTATCAAATTACAGAAATTCATACGACTAATTAA
- a CDS encoding 2-oxoacid:acceptor oxidoreductase subunit alpha, with amino-acid sequence MLHQLSWKVGGQQGEGIESTGEIFSMAMNRLGYHLYGYRHFSSRIKGGHTNNKITVRPTEVRSIADDLDILVAFDQETIEVNYKELTEKSIILADAKFNPVQPEDSKAPVFIVPFTEIATELGTSLMKNMVAIGSTAALLNLKTSVFQGLVDEIFGRKGEEVVKKNMEAIQQGYDIMSELLGDRVGEWELAPADGKRRMFMIGNDAIALGALAAGSRFMAAYPITPASEIMEYLIKKLPKFGGAVIQTEDEIAAATMAIGANYGGVRSFTASAGPGLSLMMEAIGLSGMTEQPLVIVDTQRGGPSTGLPTKQEQSDLMAMLYGTHGEIPKVVIAPSTLEEAFFDTIQAFNIAEELQLPVIIMTDLQLSLGKQTTEPFDYSKIEIRRGKIALDELEPVENKDYFKRYENTEDGISTRVFPGTANGIHHVTGVEHDETGKPSEAAGNREVQMDKRFRKLENLNFKTPVYVNAPHDDADVLLVGFNSTRGALEEVQERLANEGVKVNHAHIRLLFPFPSQEMASLVENAKKVIVVENNKSSQLANIMKMNIGGHNKTHSITKYDGTPFLPRELENKVKELLD; translated from the coding sequence ATGTTACATCAGCTTTCATGGAAAGTCGGTGGGCAGCAAGGTGAAGGTATTGAGAGTACTGGTGAAATTTTCTCAATGGCTATGAATCGTTTAGGTTACCACCTTTACGGCTATCGTCATTTCTCTTCACGTATTAAAGGTGGCCATACGAATAATAAAATTACGGTTCGACCTACAGAAGTTCGTTCCATTGCGGACGATTTAGATATATTAGTGGCATTTGACCAAGAAACAATCGAAGTGAACTACAAAGAACTTACAGAAAAAAGTATTATTTTAGCAGATGCGAAGTTTAATCCAGTGCAGCCAGAAGATTCGAAAGCACCTGTTTTCATCGTTCCATTTACTGAAATTGCGACAGAATTAGGAACTTCACTGATGAAAAACATGGTTGCCATTGGATCGACAGCGGCATTATTAAATTTGAAAACTTCTGTATTCCAAGGCTTGGTCGATGAAATCTTCGGACGCAAAGGGGAAGAAGTTGTTAAGAAAAACATGGAAGCTATCCAACAGGGCTATGACATCATGAGTGAGCTTTTAGGCGACCGTGTTGGTGAGTGGGAACTTGCTCCTGCTGATGGAAAACGCCGTATGTTCATGATTGGGAACGATGCTATCGCTTTAGGTGCACTTGCAGCGGGTTCACGTTTCATGGCAGCTTACCCAATTACGCCAGCTTCTGAGATCATGGAATATTTAATCAAAAAATTACCGAAGTTCGGTGGCGCTGTTATCCAAACTGAAGATGAAATCGCAGCAGCAACAATGGCAATAGGTGCGAACTACGGTGGTGTTCGTTCGTTCACTGCTTCAGCTGGTCCTGGTTTATCACTAATGATGGAAGCAATCGGTTTATCTGGTATGACAGAGCAACCATTAGTTATTGTGGATACGCAGCGTGGAGGTCCTTCAACGGGTCTTCCAACAAAACAAGAGCAATCCGATCTAATGGCAATGTTGTACGGTACTCATGGTGAAATTCCGAAAGTCGTGATCGCACCATCGACTTTGGAAGAAGCGTTCTTTGATACAATCCAAGCATTTAACATCGCTGAGGAATTACAATTACCTGTTATCATTATGACAGACTTACAATTATCACTTGGTAAGCAAACGACTGAACCATTTGATTATAGTAAAATTGAAATCCGTCGCGGGAAGATTGCACTTGATGAGCTTGAACCAGTAGAAAATAAAGATTACTTCAAGCGATATGAAAACACAGAAGACGGTATTTCCACACGTGTGTTCCCAGGGACAGCAAACGGAATTCACCACGTTACAGGTGTTGAGCATGACGAAACTGGGAAACCAAGTGAAGCTGCAGGAAACCGTGAAGTTCAAATGGACAAGCGTTTCCGCAAACTTGAGAACTTAAACTTTAAAACGCCAGTTTACGTGAATGCCCCTCATGATGACGCAGATGTGTTATTAGTAGGATTTAACTCAACACGTGGGGCACTTGAAGAAGTGCAAGAGCGTTTAGCGAATGAAGGCGTAAAAGTAAACCATGCACACATTCGTCTATTATTCCCATTCCCGTCACAGGAAATGGCATCATTAGTAGAGAATGCGAAAAAAGTAATCGTTGTGGAAAACAACAAATCATCTCAACTAGCGAATATCATGAAAATGAATATTGGCGGTCATAACAAAACGCACAGCATCACGAAATATGACGGTACACCGTTCTTACCTCGTGAGCTAGAAAATAAAGTAAAGGAGCTGCTTGACTAA
- a CDS encoding 2-oxoacid:ferredoxin oxidoreductase subunit beta, whose protein sequence is MATFKDFRNSVKPNWCPGCGDFSVQAAIQRASANVGIEPHELAVVAGIGCSGRIAGYINSYGFHGIHGRALPIAQGLKMANRNLNVIASGGDGDGFAIGMAHTVHAIRRNIDVTYVVMDNQIYGLTKGQTSPRSAQGFITKSTPGGAIEPSLKPLEVALSAGATFVAQGFSTDIKELTALIEAGIQHKGFSFINVFSPCVTYNKINTYEWFKEHLTKLADIEGYDAQNRELAMQTVMEKEGLVTGIIYQDLETKSYQEKVPGYSEQPLSELDMNLDEGQFNELVKEFM, encoded by the coding sequence ATGGCAACTTTTAAAGATTTTCGTAACTCAGTGAAACCAAACTGGTGCCCAGGCTGCGGAGACTTCTCGGTTCAAGCGGCAATTCAACGTGCTTCAGCAAATGTAGGCATCGAGCCACATGAATTAGCAGTAGTTGCTGGGATCGGCTGTTCAGGTCGTATTGCTGGTTACATCAATTCATACGGATTCCATGGAATTCACGGCCGCGCGCTGCCAATCGCACAAGGGCTAAAAATGGCAAACCGTAATCTAAACGTTATCGCGTCTGGTGGAGACGGAGATGGATTTGCCATTGGTATGGCACATACAGTTCATGCCATCCGTCGTAACATCGATGTAACTTACGTTGTAATGGATAACCAAATTTATGGTTTAACAAAAGGGCAAACTTCTCCACGTTCAGCACAAGGTTTCATCACGAAATCTACTCCTGGTGGGGCAATCGAACCTTCATTAAAACCATTGGAAGTGGCTTTATCTGCGGGTGCAACATTCGTGGCACAAGGTTTCTCAACTGACATCAAAGAGTTAACAGCTTTAATCGAAGCTGGAATCCAACACAAAGGATTCTCTTTCATCAACGTATTCAGCCCATGTGTAACATACAACAAAATCAATACGTACGAATGGTTCAAGGAGCACCTAACAAAACTAGCTGATATCGAAGGCTATGATGCTCAAAATAGAGAATTAGCAATGCAAACAGTAATGGAAAAAGAAGGCCTAGTAACAGGGATCATCTACCAAGATCTTGAAACAAAATCATATCAAGAAAAAGTACCAGGCTACTCGGAACAACCACTATCTGAATTAGACATGAACCTTGACGAAGGTCAATTTAATGAATTAGTAAAAGAATTTATGTAA